In Trichomycterus rosablanca isolate fTriRos1 chromosome 5, fTriRos1.hap1, whole genome shotgun sequence, the sequence ctcttctcgttgtgcagcgttttctgccacactttttccttcccacagacttcccactgaggtgccttgatacagcactctgggaacagcctattcgttcagaaatttctttctgtgtcttaccctcttgcttgagggtgtcaatgatggccttctggacagcagtcaggtcggcagtcttacccatgattgcagttttgagtaatgaaccaggctgggagtttttaaaagcctcaggaatcttttgcaggtgtttagagttaattcgttgattcagatgattaggttaatagctcgtttagagaaccttttcatgatatgctaattttttgagataggaattttgggttttcatgagctgtatgccaaaatcatcagtattaaaacaataaaagacctgaaatatttcagttggtgtgcaatgaatctaaaatatatgaaagtttaatttttatcattacattatggaaaataatgaactttatcacaatatgctaattttttgagaaggacctgtatatctcaaatttatttatttattaagattttaaaatcatgttttaaactttggttaCTTTGGTtacaaaaatcatacaatgtgattatctggattttttttttttttagattctgtctctcacagttgaagtgtacctatgataaaaattacaggcctctccattctttgtaggtgggaaaacttgcaaaatcggcagtgtatcaaatacttattttcctcactgtagtTGCATTAATGCAGCGCTAAAGGGATCTCACTGTTGAAAGGGGACGGCACagttgctcagtgggtagcactgtcgcctcacagcaaggttcAATCCCCAGTTAGAGCGgtcagtttgcatgttctctctgtgtctgtgtgggtttcctctgggagctctggtttccacccacagtacaaagacgtgcaagtgaggtgaactggagatacaacactgttcatgactgtgttggatgttaaacttgagaactgatgaatcttgtgtaatgagtaactacctgttcttgtcatgaatgtaaccaaagtgtaaaacatgatgttaaaatcctgtaataaataaataaatcaacattGTTGAAAGGTATCATGCAGGAGAAAGGTATCCAAAATAAAGTGAAGGTATTAAACACAGTATACCATGgtgttgtttattaggattttaacgtcctgttttacacttcggttacattcatgacagaaacggtagttactcgacaaggttcatcagttcacaagtttatattaaacacaatcatggacaatctccaatttacctcacttgcacgtctttggactgtgggaggaaaccggagcacccggagtaaacccacgcggacacggggagaacatgcaaactccacacagaaaggacccggactgacccacctggggatcgaacccaggaccttcttgctgtgaggcgacagtgctacacacttagccacaCTTAGTgtcttttttaataattaaatttgaCATTGTGTAGCTCATATATtagatttctttacattttcagcatttagcagaagcttttatccaaagcgacgtacaatATTGAGACagtgtacaatctaagcaattgagggttaagggccttgctctggggccaaacagtgacaacctggcagtggtggggcttgaaccggcaaccttctgattactggaccagtcccctaaccactaggctacagctgctttACATGTATGTAACATTTTCGTATGCCATAGTAATAAGCTCTCATATTATGAATAGTCTATTATCACTTTGCACTTTACTCACCATGCTGTCTCAGGTACTCCACCATGCCTCTCAGGACCGAGGGCACGCCGTCATTTACCAATCCTAATTCGCTCAGTTCAATCAGGGAAACACCAAATGCCCTCTGACCTGTCTTGTCCCCCGAGGTGTTGAGGGTCGGCAGGTTTTTCAGCATGGGCAGCTGCGCCATTCTCTTCATGTCCTCCCTGATCCTGATCTGCACCGCTGCCTTGTTGTGCTTAGAGAAACACAAAAGAGGAGAGAAATCAACCACGGGTACAGTCAACTTCTGCCACATTATTGCTGATTCTGTTCTGTCAAGAGCCTCTGCAGTGACAGGGCAACAAAACACAGTGGCATGGGAAGTGCAGGGAGGGCATGTGTTTCTGCAGGGATGTGTTTCTGTTCAGGGCTCCTGTTGCTGCGCACCTGTAGCTAAGGGAGTCGGCTAAAGCAAGCAGAGACTTATCAAAAAGAGAAGAGCTGACAGCTAAAGCAAGCATGGACTTATCAAAATTAAAGGACAGGTGACTGAGTCTGGATGGATAAAGAGGGAAAGCTGTTTGGCAATATATGGAAAGCAAACAGAAGCTATTCAAATAAATCTTATACGGCACCTGCACTTGTTACCACACAAAAAAATGGGCTAAGCTTTATTTTTCCgaatgttaaatattaaaaaataatatgcaATTTTTAGGTCTGCTTTAAAATAAGGATTTGTATTTGGAGGATGTGTTAACTTCTAAAATCATTACAACATGGAATTTGACCAGAGGTGTCCAATCATTTGCATAGGAGTTCATATGACCACATCATTACTGCATTAAAGATCATTGGGTGACCTAACATCATTGAAGCCAAACATCATTTAAGCTGCTACATTATAGAAATAATTTAGTAtaattgtaaacatttaaaagaaGAGGAAGGAGATATACTTTACTTTAGTCAAACACaattctaatatatatatatatatattactccTCCAAGTATTAACATTGAGAAGttaatccacaaagttgaatcagttcatctggacacaagtttgttgtagagatacgtttcgtcactcaatccgaaagACTTCTTCTGATgaacagatgaactgattcaactttgtggatttgtgtacctggattactgagcatgcatcaacagattgagaagttaaaatcctaacaacactgctaGACCTGCTGCACCTCCAGTACAACAGACACAACCCTGTTACTACCATGCtagtgtccctgcagtgctaaaatggctcatttcattttcatataCCACCTTCATTCTGGttttccaccaggaaacactggacacaagacagaaataccctggacagggtgccattcCATCGCGAGATTGGGCCACGCCTCACCCTTCTCTGAAATATAGCCAATCCTGTCTGAGTAAACACCCACGGGTGTGAAAATTTTTACTCTCAACAACATTTACCCCCCTAGTTTACACCACCAGATTCATTTGTCTAAagttccaaactttttttgataAAGTTGATAAGTGTATGTTTAAACCATAAACTAAAACTATAATTGTATTTAGCTTTCACATAACCAGCTAACTCTATACATGCAGATGCATTACTGACTACTGTGTAACCGACATAAGAGGCTAAATACTAAGACAAGCTATTAACCTTAAATCATCAGAGTTTGCTTAGATTTAGATGCTTTTTCTACATTTTCCCCAAAATTTGCTCTCTATGAAAATTTTTACTTTTAAGTGTTTATATCACTTATGGCTATGACCTAATTTCgagtaataataaaacatttataagcaTTTTTTGCTAAATTACTAAATTTTCTGGCAGATCAGTCGTAGCGCCGTCCGTTGTATTTAGGAGTCGATTCCAGATAGGAATCATTTCCCTTTAAGTTCACCGATCACAGATTTcattactttctttaaaaagactgAAGAAGACTGTGCCTAAATTTGCCTTAACACCTTATGAGGAAACCTAATATCATATTTTACTGAAAATGATGTCGGAAGCTACATTTGTAAGGTGTTTCCTCTGTTCACCTTTCCTAGCTGCACTTCTGTGGAGTGTGGTGGTTGAGTGTGCTCTGGTGTACACTCGCTGTTGGAGGGATGTATAGTGCACTCCCCCTCTGTCCTAATTACTTTGGGACAGCCCTTAATGTGGCGAGCACTCCACGTGAACGTGCAAACGGaggcggcaaactggctcaaattttaatcaggtgaactttaaaagataaaaattcaGCTTCAAGCTCCAATCGAGACACCAGCACAACGGTTTAGCAAAGCACACAAACCTCGACACTGtgacgcccacagatgacgtcacggttcacagtggaaccttgacttGCGAGTGACCCAACTTACGAATTTTCCGAGATACGAGCTGTCACTTGGTcgattttttgctttgtgataCGAGCCGAGATCTGAGTTCAGTTCACCTGGTTATCTTGCCGTACAAGCAAGTGAAAGAGCGGAAAATGTAACAAAAAAGCCAAGATTAagtgaagtaaaaaaatatatatatattttttttattatatattttttttaaagtcacaaTTAAGTATAGCGATGAAGTGTAGCATAGTGTGTAAGTTAAATTTAGCAATATATTGTAGCATTAAGTGTGTAGCGAGTAAGTTAAGTGATGACAGAGCACTGTAAGACACCGccatccgcccaccactagagGGAGACCGCGTGCCACACCCAGGGATAATTAAGCTGATTGAcatcagctgtgcagcacctttaTAAAGGCTGCGCACGGCTCACTTGGCGCAGAGTCTTGTGTTAATCTAGTAATACCAGACCTCGCCGGTATCTTCTTAAAAAAAAGACATCTTTcgtcctctttttctctctgtttCAGGAACATTGGTTTTCCCCTAAAAGAAAGACCTTTTTGTTTATCTCCCTGTTTAAATAACTGGAACAGTTTtagaaaagtaaagtaattTATCATTTCTTTAGTAACGTCACACCTTTGTTGAGGTCTCTTTGAGTTCTGAAACGACTACCCAACAGCCAGCGGGTAGCTCATCAGattagtttttctttgtgtattttttggtttgtttggcaTCCTTTATACACCCTATAGAGTAGTGGTTAGTGCATCAGTCTCTCGAGCTCAGTACGCTGACGTGCGGGGTTCGAAACCGcacgttttattttttattatcaagtTGCGGTCTCCGCTATTTCAGTCAGTCTTTCCCTTTTttcaacaaacacacagttcctttatatatatatatatatcttctgctatttgtttacattcaagGATTGAATAGGCCCATAGTGAATCGGGTAGAGCAAAGCTCTTTAACACCCGCGATCCTGGTTCGAATCTCACTCACTGCAATTTTTCAAATCTGCTTTTGGGTTCCACCAGACTGTTATTGAAGATCTGGGAAAACACAACACGAGGCGTTTGAGCCCTGTAACAAGCACGAAATGAAACACTCCCCCAACTTCCTCCGCCAATCTCCACCTCCGCCAGCATCTTCGTCTGATTTTTAAGGtaaatacacttaataaaaccagtttatttctttacattctcttttattatgtattattgttttttatacattatttgttatttataaagtacattattcttatttaaaaacacgTAACAAAAAAAATCGGTGTGGTTTTTGGGGGGCTGGAACGAATTAATAGcgtttcaattcattttaatgggAAAATTTTATTTGATATACGAGCAAATTGAGTTACGAGCTTGGTCACAGAACAAATTAAACTCGTAAGTCAAGGTTCCACTACCAGATTAGACACTAGTTCTCTGTCTggaaactctttttttttttttctcgatTTTCAATTTTTTCGagaattgtgcttcaaataaagattgttagttaataatttacaagtcaatattgcctatatggaaagtgatttaaaaaaaaaaaactgaacctgtaaaactgcggtgttaaatgcgaaagttagtctagagccctgtgggtgataacagaacttttaggagctgctaaccgcactagattgtatattagaaaataatttatgttccttacatagtgcactagaaagtatttTAGACATgaatttatgttcactacatagtgcactagaaagtataactagatgatgatttgtgttccttacagagtgcactagatagtgtattacataattcattatgttccctacatagtgcactagattgtatactcgatcat encodes:
- the LOC134314626 gene encoding protein FAM13A-like gives rise to the protein MKRMAQLPMLKNLPTLNTSGDKTGQRAFGVSLIELSELGLVNDGVPSVLRGMVEYLRQHVWSSMVQYLQQYEQRNPFPFV